Proteins from a single region of Dysgonomonadaceae bacterium PH5-43:
- a CDS encoding bifunctional DNase/RNase (product_source=COG1259; cath_funfam=4.10.860.10; cog=COG1259; ko=KO:K08999; pfam=PF02151,PF02577; superfamily=103256,46600) has product MGNLVELKLLGITFSQLQAGAYALILIEKEGKRRMPVIIGTPEAQSIAIFLENLNPPRPLTHDLFTTFMNVMDVELKEVIINKYSDGVFYSELVISNGEKLFYLDARTSDAIALAIRSNARIYTNEEVLEETGISTLNDDDVFDNLETTNDDVYIEDNSVEELQKSLDEALANENYEKASFLRDLINKKSSQ; this is encoded by the coding sequence ATGGGAAACCTTGTTGAATTAAAATTATTAGGAATAACTTTCAGTCAACTGCAAGCTGGAGCTTATGCTCTCATATTAATAGAAAAAGAGGGCAAACGCCGTATGCCTGTAATTATAGGAACTCCAGAAGCTCAGTCGATAGCTATCTTTTTAGAAAACTTAAATCCTCCACGTCCATTAACTCACGATTTATTTACCACATTTATGAATGTAATGGATGTTGAACTTAAAGAAGTAATTATCAATAAGTATTCTGATGGAGTGTTTTACTCCGAGCTTGTAATTTCTAATGGGGAAAAACTTTTTTATTTAGATGCACGAACTTCTGATGCCATAGCTTTGGCTATACGAAGTAATGCTAGAATATACACAAATGAAGAAGTTTTAGAAGAAACTGGCATATCAACATTAAACGACGATGATGTTTTTGACAATTTAGAAACTACAAACGACGATGTATATATAGAAGACAACTCGGTAGAGGAACTACAAAAATCGTTAGACGAGGCTCTCGCCAACGAAAACTACGAAAAAGCGTCTTTCTTAAGAGACCTAATTAATAAAAAAAGCAGCCAATAA
- a CDS encoding ATP-dependent DNA helicase RecG (product_source=KO:K03655; cath_funfam=3.40.50.300; cog=COG1200; ko=KO:K03655; pfam=PF00270,PF00271,PF17191,PF19833; smart=SM00278,SM00487; superfamily=50249,52540; tigrfam=TIGR00643), whose translation MVLSEQNIMYLPGVGPKKAEVLRNEIDVHSWEDMLYYFPYKYIDRSKIFKIREIDGNMPYIQLKGRIHHFETLGEGRSRRITALFYDGTGSIELVWFKMIKQIPNLYKVNTEYVLFGKPTVFNHSINIAHPELEEENKFYEGEVGVQGQYNTSEKMKNAFLHSRAIQKIIKQILRQLKSPIEETLNNNVISKAQVISLDEAIRNIHFPKSPELLRKAQYRLKFEELFYLQLNILQVTKYREKRIGGHIFSKVGDYFNRFYHDYLPFELTNAQKRVVREIRYDTNTGRQMNRLLQGDVGSGKTLVALLSILIAIDNGFQGAIMAPTEILATQHYETISELVKGLDVEVVLLTGSTKKKEREKILPKIKSGEVKITIGTHALIEDTVDFGNLGMIVVDEQHRFGVAQRAKLWTKNSTPPHVLVMTATPIPRTLAMTVYGDLDVSVIDELPPGRKPVKTIHYYDKKRMGIYDSVRKQIQAGRQVYIVYPLIEESEKIDLKNLTEGFENIKEIFPEYKISMVHGKMKPAEKEAEMQRFVSGETQIMVATTVIEVGVNVPNASVMIIENAERFGLSQLHQLRGRVGRGADQSFCILITKYELSENTRKRIAIMTETNDGFIIAEEDLKLRGPGDIDGTQQSGIAFNLKIANITQDGQILTYARDLAREILDDDPMLERYSNKILKQQLYKLKKQQQSGWFMIS comes from the coding sequence ATGGTATTGAGCGAACAAAATATAATGTATCTGCCGGGAGTCGGACCCAAAAAGGCTGAGGTTCTCCGTAACGAGATTGATGTGCACTCGTGGGAAGATATGTTATATTACTTTCCTTATAAATATATCGACCGAAGTAAGATATTCAAAATTAGAGAAATTGATGGGAATATGCCTTATATTCAACTTAAAGGTCGTATTCATCATTTTGAAACATTAGGAGAGGGTCGTTCTCGTCGTATAACTGCTCTCTTTTATGATGGTACGGGTAGTATAGAGCTGGTATGGTTTAAGATGATAAAACAGATACCTAATTTATATAAGGTTAATACTGAGTATGTTCTTTTTGGTAAACCTACTGTGTTTAATCATAGTATAAATATAGCTCACCCTGAACTCGAAGAAGAAAATAAGTTCTACGAAGGAGAGGTAGGAGTGCAAGGACAGTATAATACTTCCGAGAAGATGAAGAATGCATTTCTTCATTCGCGTGCCATACAAAAAATAATAAAGCAAATATTAAGACAGTTAAAATCTCCAATAGAAGAAACTCTTAATAATAATGTAATCTCTAAAGCACAAGTTATTAGTTTAGACGAGGCAATACGCAATATACATTTTCCGAAATCTCCCGAGCTATTGCGAAAGGCTCAGTACAGATTAAAGTTTGAAGAACTTTTCTATCTACAATTAAATATCTTACAAGTAACTAAATATAGAGAAAAACGTATTGGTGGACATATATTCTCTAAAGTTGGAGATTACTTTAATAGATTTTATCACGATTATCTCCCTTTTGAACTCACCAATGCGCAAAAAAGAGTAGTTAGAGAAATCCGATACGACACTAATACTGGTAGACAAATGAATCGTTTGCTTCAGGGAGATGTAGGTAGTGGTAAAACTTTAGTGGCTTTGCTCTCTATTCTTATCGCTATTGATAATGGTTTTCAAGGAGCAATAATGGCTCCTACTGAAATACTTGCAACTCAACACTACGAAACTATTTCCGAATTAGTAAAGGGATTGGATGTTGAGGTGGTGTTGCTTACTGGTTCTACAAAGAAGAAAGAGCGTGAAAAAATTCTCCCAAAAATAAAGAGCGGAGAAGTTAAGATTACTATTGGAACTCATGCCTTGATTGAAGATACTGTCGATTTTGGTAATTTAGGAATGATAGTTGTTGACGAACAGCATAGATTTGGAGTGGCTCAGCGTGCCAAATTGTGGACAAAAAACTCTACTCCGCCTCACGTATTAGTGATGACGGCAACTCCAATACCTCGAACTTTGGCAATGACTGTATATGGCGATCTTGATGTGTCTGTTATTGATGAACTGCCACCAGGTAGAAAACCTGTTAAAACAATTCATTATTATGATAAGAAAAGAATGGGGATTTATGATTCGGTGCGAAAACAAATCCAAGCAGGCAGACAAGTATATATCGTTTATCCGTTAATAGAAGAAAGTGAAAAGATAGATTTGAAAAATCTTACTGAAGGTTTTGAAAATATCAAAGAAATATTTCCTGAATACAAAATTTCTATGGTTCACGGTAAGATGAAACCTGCTGAAAAAGAAGCTGAAATGCAAAGGTTTGTATCGGGAGAAACTCAAATAATGGTTGCTACTACGGTTATAGAAGTGGGAGTAAATGTGCCAAATGCTTCCGTTATGATTATAGAGAATGCTGAGCGATTCGGTCTTTCGCAACTTCATCAATTAAGAGGTAGAGTAGGGCGAGGCGCAGACCAGTCATTCTGTATATTAATAACAAAATACGAATTATCAGAAAACACTCGCAAGCGTATCGCTATTATGACTGAGACAAACGATGGTTTTATTATTGCCGAAGAAGACTTAAAGCTTCGAGGTCCTGGAGATATTGATGGGACACAACAAAGTGGAATTGCTTTTAATCTTAAAATAGCAAACATAACACAAGATGGTCAAATACTAACTTATGCTCGTGATTTGGCTCGCGAGATATTAGATGACGATCCTATGCTTGAACGATATAGCAATAAGATACTTAAACAACAACTTTATAAATTAAAGAAACAACAGCAATCGGGCTGGTTTATGATAAGTTGA
- a CDS encoding alginate O-acetyltransferase complex protein AlgI (product_source=KO:K19294; cog=COG1696; ko=KO:K19294; pfam=PF03062; superfamily=90123; transmembrane_helix_parts=Inside_1_1,TMhelix_2_24,Outside_25_43,TMhelix_44_66,Inside_67_86,TMhelix_87_109,Outside_110_123,TMhelix_124_146,Inside_147_234,TMhelix_235_252,Outside_253_335,TMhelix_336_358,Inside_359_378,TMhelix_379_401,Outside_402_420,TMhelix_421_443,Inside_444_463,TMhelix_464_486,Outside_487_490): MLFNSLDFAIFLPIVFLLYWFVFNRNLKLQNLFIVVVSYIFYGWWDWRFLLLMGFTTLASWFSGVLIMKIRDKVKEEKKLKRYSLWVTAGNIILNLGILCYYKYFNFFIESFVDAFALFGRELNIHTLKIILPVGISFYTFQALSYTIDVYKKKLEPTKDVVSFFAFVSFFPQLVAGPIERAINLLPQFYKKRVFEYDKAVDGMRQILWGLFKKMAIADNCAICTDRIFENYETLPASSLILGAFFFSVQIYCDFSGYSDIAIGTARLFGINLMRNFAYPYFSRDIAEFWRRWHISLTTWFRDYIYIPLGGSRVSKSKVIRNTFIVYLVSGFWHGANWTFIVWGLVNAIYFIPLLLGGKNRKYLNVVAEGKILPSIKETWQMLSTFVLAMFAWIFFRAESIAQAGDYIKRIFDKSMISFPTDGFYAGGFILVLVPVFFVIEWIGRADQFAIQTIGLKWNRGVRWLFYWLICLIALWFAAGEEQQFIYFQF; encoded by the coding sequence ATGCTCTTTAACTCTCTCGATTTTGCAATATTTCTTCCAATAGTTTTTTTACTCTATTGGTTTGTATTTAATCGTAATCTCAAGCTACAAAACCTATTTATAGTTGTTGTAAGTTACATCTTCTATGGTTGGTGGGATTGGCGATTTTTATTATTGATGGGTTTTACAACCTTAGCAAGTTGGTTTAGCGGAGTTCTAATTATGAAAATTAGAGACAAAGTTAAAGAAGAAAAAAAGCTAAAACGCTACTCTCTATGGGTTACCGCAGGAAATATTATACTTAACTTAGGTATATTGTGCTACTACAAATACTTTAATTTCTTTATTGAATCCTTTGTAGATGCATTTGCTTTATTTGGTAGAGAGTTAAATATACATACATTGAAAATAATTCTTCCTGTAGGTATAAGTTTCTATACATTTCAGGCTCTAAGCTACACTATAGATGTTTATAAGAAAAAACTTGAACCAACAAAAGATGTTGTGTCTTTCTTTGCTTTCGTAAGTTTCTTTCCTCAGTTAGTGGCCGGACCTATTGAGCGTGCTATTAATCTACTTCCTCAATTTTACAAGAAACGAGTGTTTGAGTACGATAAAGCCGTTGATGGTATGCGCCAAATTCTTTGGGGATTATTTAAGAAGATGGCAATAGCAGATAATTGCGCTATTTGCACAGACCGTATATTTGAGAATTACGAGACACTTCCTGCCAGCAGTTTGATATTAGGAGCTTTCTTTTTTTCTGTTCAGATTTATTGCGACTTCTCAGGTTATTCTGATATAGCCATAGGAACTGCTCGTTTGTTTGGAATTAATCTTATGCGCAACTTTGCCTATCCTTATTTCTCGAGAGATATAGCAGAGTTTTGGCGTCGTTGGCATATATCGCTAACTACGTGGTTTAGAGATTACATTTACATCCCATTGGGAGGCAGTAGAGTAAGCAAATCAAAAGTTATAAGAAATACCTTTATTGTTTACTTAGTTAGTGGCTTTTGGCACGGAGCTAATTGGACTTTCATAGTTTGGGGATTAGTAAATGCGATCTATTTTATACCGTTATTATTAGGCGGAAAGAATAGGAAATACCTAAACGTGGTAGCCGAAGGTAAGATTTTACCGAGTATAAAAGAAACTTGGCAGATGCTATCAACATTTGTTTTGGCAATGTTTGCATGGATATTCTTTAGAGCTGAGAGTATTGCTCAGGCTGGAGATTATATAAAGAGAATATTTGATAAATCTATGATTTCATTCCCAACAGATGGATTCTATGCAGGAGGCTTTATTCTTGTATTAGTTCCTGTATTCTTTGTAATTGAATGGATTGGAAGAGCTGATCAATTTGCTATTCAAACAATAGGGTTGAAATGGAATCGTGGGGTGCGTTGGTTATTTTATTGGCTAATATGCCTAATTGCTTTGTGGTTTGCAGCGGGAGAAGAACAACAATTTATTTACTTTCAGTTTTAG
- a CDS encoding adenylosuccinate synthase (product_source=KO:K01939; cath_funfam=3.40.440.10,3.90.170.10; cog=COG0104; ko=KO:K01939; pfam=PF00709; smart=SM00788; superfamily=52540; tigrfam=TIGR00184) — protein sequence MKVDVLLGLQWGDEGKGKIVDVLTPNYDIVSRFQGGPNAGHTLEFEGQKYVLRSIPSGIFQGGKINIIGNGVVLDPALFKDEVEALERSGHDLTKRLYISKKTHLILPTHRLLDAAYEAQKGSDKIGTTGKGIGPAYTDKVSRNGLRVGDIEYNFEEKYKKAIARHEQLLRDMNFEYDLAPLEASFFEGLKSIQRFKLIDSDHLINKELKSGKKVLAEGAQGTMLDVDFGSYPFVTSSNTICAGSCTGLGIAPSKIGEVYGIFKAYCTRVGSGPFPTELFDEVGQQMRDFGHEYGSVTGRPRRCGWIDLVALRYAIMINGVTQLIMMKSDVLDTFDTIKACVAYDINGKETEDFPFEINDNAKPVYVELEGWKTDMTKMQSENEFPEEFNAYLAFLEEQLGVDIRIVSVGPDREQTIIRDSE from the coding sequence ATGAAAGTTGACGTATTATTAGGTCTTCAATGGGGAGACGAAGGAAAAGGGAAAATAGTAGATGTATTAACTCCTAACTACGACATAGTTTCAAGATTTCAAGGAGGGCCTAACGCTGGCCATACATTAGAGTTTGAAGGACAAAAGTATGTGCTACGCTCTATACCTTCAGGTATTTTTCAAGGAGGTAAAATTAATATAATAGGTAATGGTGTTGTGTTAGACCCTGCTCTATTCAAAGATGAAGTTGAAGCTTTAGAACGTTCAGGACACGACCTTACTAAAAGATTATATATTTCTAAAAAAACTCATCTAATACTTCCTACTCACCGTTTATTAGACGCTGCCTACGAAGCTCAAAAAGGATCCGACAAAATAGGAACAACAGGAAAAGGTATAGGTCCTGCTTATACAGATAAAGTAAGTCGCAATGGCTTAAGAGTTGGAGATATAGAATATAACTTCGAAGAAAAGTATAAAAAAGCTATTGCTCGCCACGAACAACTATTACGCGATATGAACTTCGAGTACGACTTAGCACCCTTGGAAGCTTCTTTCTTCGAAGGCTTAAAATCTATCCAAAGATTTAAGTTAATCGACAGCGACCACTTAATCAATAAAGAACTTAAATCTGGCAAGAAAGTTCTTGCAGAAGGTGCTCAAGGTACTATGCTCGATGTTGACTTCGGGTCATATCCTTTCGTCACATCTTCAAATACTATATGCGCGGGCTCTTGCACTGGATTAGGAATAGCTCCTTCTAAGATAGGAGAAGTATATGGAATATTCAAAGCTTATTGTACTCGCGTTGGTAGCGGTCCGTTCCCTACTGAATTGTTCGACGAGGTAGGTCAACAGATGAGAGACTTCGGTCACGAATATGGCTCTGTAACAGGTCGCCCACGTCGTTGTGGTTGGATAGATTTAGTAGCTCTTCGTTATGCTATAATGATTAATGGTGTTACTCAACTTATTATGATGAAAAGCGATGTGCTTGACACCTTCGACACTATTAAAGCTTGTGTTGCTTACGACATAAATGGAAAAGAAACAGAAGACTTCCCATTCGAGATAAACGACAATGCTAAGCCTGTGTATGTAGAACTTGAAGGCTGGAAAACAGATATGACAAAAATGCAGTCGGAAAACGAATTTCCTGAAGAATTTAATGCTTATCTTGCATTCTTAGAAGAACAATTAGGCGTAGACATTAGAATTGTATCTGTAGGACCAGACAGAGAGCAAACAATCATTAGAGATTCTGAATAA
- a CDS encoding hypothetical protein (product_source=Hypo-rule applied; superfamily=52266; transmembrane_helix_parts=Inside_1_6,TMhelix_7_29,Outside_30_303): MKKFIKNIALFITIIILSLLLLEIALINIPNVYSCKKDFLDSNSSEIETLILGNSHSYFGLNPIYFSNKTFNAANVSQDLVCDFDIYKKYSDKLNHLKTIIIPISYFSLWHNLEKSEEDWRLKNYSIYFDIKKDFSFRHNFEISNSKDIISQKLSYYTNNNHKVTCSKLGWGNTYISTNLEDSGIARASAHTKDSLFSVENKTLFEKNICILTQIINLNPNINIVFFIPPAYETYRVNIRQEQLALTIKTMTELIDKHRNCSFYNFFNESSFVETDYYDADHLNELGAKKLSLIIESKIKTEL; encoded by the coding sequence ATGAAAAAGTTTATCAAAAACATAGCACTCTTTATTACTATCATTATACTTTCTCTCTTATTATTAGAGATTGCTTTAATAAATATTCCCAATGTTTATTCATGTAAAAAAGATTTTTTAGACTCTAATTCAAGTGAAATAGAAACACTAATTTTAGGCAATTCTCATTCTTACTTCGGATTAAATCCTATTTATTTTTCAAATAAAACCTTCAATGCGGCAAATGTCTCTCAAGACTTAGTATGCGATTTTGACATATACAAAAAATATTCAGATAAATTAAACCATCTCAAAACAATTATAATTCCAATATCTTACTTTTCTCTGTGGCACAACTTAGAAAAAAGCGAAGAAGATTGGCGACTAAAAAATTACTCTATATACTTTGATATAAAAAAAGACTTCTCTTTTAGACATAACTTTGAAATATCTAATAGTAAAGACATTATATCCCAAAAATTATCTTATTACACAAATAACAACCATAAAGTAACATGCTCAAAATTAGGTTGGGGAAATACTTACATTTCAACAAACTTAGAAGATTCAGGGATAGCCAGAGCATCCGCTCACACTAAAGACAGTTTATTTTCAGTTGAAAATAAAACTCTTTTTGAAAAGAATATTTGCATATTAACACAAATAATAAATTTGAATCCTAATATTAATATTGTTTTTTTTATTCCTCCTGCATACGAAACTTACAGAGTCAATATACGACAGGAACAATTAGCATTGACTATAAAAACAATGACAGAATTAATTGATAAACACAGGAATTGTAGTTTTTATAATTTTTTCAACGAATCGTCATTTGTTGAAACAGATTATTATGACGCTGACCACCTAAATGAATTAGGTGCTAAAAAACTATCGTTAATTATAGAATCAAAAATAAAAACAGAACTATAA
- a CDS encoding Fur family ferric uptake transcriptional regulator (product_source=KO:K03711; cath_funfam=1.10.10.10; cog=COG0735; ko=KO:K03711; pfam=PF01475; superfamily=46785) has product MDKDNKIREIVKQKFTDYLTLHNCRKTPERYAILDLIYTESKHFDMETLYDAMTEKNFRVSRATLYNTMQLLLKCNLVLKHQFGQNLSFYERAYNNDFHHHLICTNCYKVQEYKDAELKTIIQNKKIRGFVPSRYSLYIHGLCSKCAKELKQKRVINK; this is encoded by the coding sequence ATGGATAAAGATAATAAAATAAGAGAAATAGTAAAGCAGAAGTTTACAGATTACCTAACTCTTCACAATTGTAGGAAAACCCCTGAACGCTATGCTATATTAGACTTGATATACACAGAGTCTAAGCATTTTGATATGGAAACCCTCTACGATGCAATGACAGAAAAGAATTTCAGAGTTAGTAGAGCTACACTTTACAACACTATGCAACTCTTATTAAAATGCAACCTCGTGCTTAAACATCAGTTTGGGCAAAATCTTTCATTCTACGAAAGAGCTTACAACAACGATTTCCACCACCATCTTATATGTACAAACTGCTATAAAGTTCAGGAATATAAAGACGCTGAACTTAAAACTATTATACAAAATAAAAAGATAAGAGGATTTGTGCCAAGTAGATATAGTTTATACATACACGGGCTATGCAGTAAATGCGCAAAAGAGTTAAAACAAAAAAGAGTAATAAACAAATAA
- a CDS encoding exodeoxyribonuclease VII small subunit (product_source=KO:K03602; cath_funfam=1.10.287.1040; cog=COG1722; ko=KO:K03602; pfam=PF02609; smart=SM00569; superfamily=116842; tigrfam=TIGR01280), whose translation MNKKDLSYTDALKRLQEIQSLIERNEVDVDQLNSLLEEGTRLLKICKDELFVIDNNIKKVLDELQQG comes from the coding sequence ATGAATAAAAAAGATTTATCATACACAGACGCATTAAAACGTTTGCAAGAAATTCAGTCTTTAATAGAGAGAAACGAAGTTGATGTTGATCAGTTAAACTCTTTATTGGAAGAGGGTACCCGCTTATTAAAGATATGTAAAGACGAGTTATTTGTTATCGACAACAATATTAAAAAGGTATTAGACGAACTTCAACAAGGGTAA
- a CDS encoding Zn-dependent membrane protease YugP (product_source=COG2738; cog=COG2738; ko=KO:K06973; pfam=PF04298; superfamily=55486; transmembrane_helix_parts=Outside_1_3,TMhelix_4_22,Inside_23_115,TMhelix_116_138,Outside_139_152,TMhelix_153_175,Inside_176_209,TMhelix_210_232,Outside_233_237), with the protein MTIYWILFIGIALASWLVSNNLQRKEKKYSQIPLGNGMTGKDVALKMLQDNGLNDVKVTVTGGFLTDNYNPTNKTISLSEGVYSGDNVFAAAVAAHETGHAIQHAKAYAPLKMRSALVPIVSFSSRWVTWILLAGMLMTGYGYSETGSTSGIGSTILLVGICLFAMTTMFSFITLPVEINASSRALTWLNRAGITTSRNHTAAEGALKAAAYTYVVAALSSLATLIYYIIVFLGRRD; encoded by the coding sequence ATGACAATTTATTGGATTTTATTTATTGGAATTGCCTTAGCAAGTTGGTTAGTTTCTAATAACCTACAGAGAAAAGAAAAGAAATATTCGCAAATTCCTTTAGGGAATGGTATGACTGGCAAAGATGTTGCATTAAAAATGCTTCAAGACAACGGACTTAACGATGTAAAAGTTACCGTAACAGGAGGTTTTCTTACCGACAACTACAATCCGACAAACAAAACTATAAGCCTAAGCGAAGGAGTATATTCGGGTGATAATGTTTTTGCCGCAGCAGTTGCCGCACACGAAACAGGACACGCAATACAACACGCTAAAGCTTATGCTCCATTAAAGATGCGCTCAGCATTAGTTCCTATCGTTAGTTTTTCTTCTCGCTGGGTAACTTGGATATTACTTGCTGGTATGCTTATGACAGGCTATGGTTACAGTGAAACAGGCTCAACCTCAGGCATAGGTTCTACAATATTACTTGTAGGAATATGTTTATTTGCAATGACAACAATGTTTAGTTTTATAACTCTTCCAGTTGAAATAAATGCAAGTTCGAGAGCTTTAACTTGGCTTAATAGAGCTGGCATAACTACTTCTAGAAATCATACAGCAGCAGAAGGAGCTCTAAAAGCAGCAGCTTATACTTATGTTGTTGCAGCTCTTAGTTCTTTAGCTACTTTAATCTATTATATAATTGTATTCTTGGGAAGAAGAGACTAA